In Candidatus Hinthialibacter antarcticus, the following are encoded in one genomic region:
- a CDS encoding GNAT family N-acetyltransferase has product MKQTPVEIIEYQPQYQADFMRLNLAWIEKYFIVEDIDRQLLERPGEEIIAPGGTVLLAQLDGAVVGTAAMVKLDDGVFELSKMSVDETLQGRGIGRALLNAAVDWARAQDAREVVLETNTILGPAIHLYESVGFEAFEDDALSHYERVNLRMRKVL; this is encoded by the coding sequence ATGAAACAAACGCCAGTGGAAATCATCGAATACCAGCCGCAATATCAAGCCGATTTTATGCGACTGAATTTGGCTTGGATCGAAAAGTATTTCATCGTTGAAGACATCGACCGCCAATTGTTAGAACGCCCCGGAGAAGAGATCATCGCGCCGGGCGGGACGGTGCTGCTCGCCCAGTTAGACGGCGCGGTGGTTGGCACGGCGGCGATGGTGAAGCTGGACGACGGCGTTTTTGAACTGAGTAAGATGTCGGTTGACGAGACGCTGCAAGGGCGCGGCATCGGGCGGGCGCTGTTGAACGCCGCCGTCGATTGGGCGCGGGCGCAGGACGCGCGCGAGGTGGTGCTTGAAACCAATACGATACTCGGGCCGGCGATCCATTTGTATGAAAGTGTGGGGTTTGAGGCGTTTGAAGATGACGCGCTTTCTCACTACGAGCGGGTCAACCTGCGCATGAGAAAAGTGTTGTGA
- a CDS encoding phosphoribosylaminoimidazolesuccinocarboxamide synthase, whose protein sequence is MATNAITKIEIPGVEPTQRGKVRDIFDLGDSLLLVATDRISAFDCILPQGVPDKGAILTQMSKFWFDKLSEAEPNHIISTEVEDFPEPFRSHPEQLRKRSMLVKKTEPILVECVVRGYLAGSAWVEYQQTRVIAGVKMESGLVESGPLAKPIFTPAVKNSAGHDENISFDEMLVIVGGAEGDELRARSIELYREASAYAKERGVILADTKFEFGYLDGEILLIDELLTPDSSRFWAAAEYEAGKPQDPMDKQFVRNYLLTLDWGRTPPAPDLPDEIIRSTRERYLEAYRTITGEEWDND, encoded by the coding sequence ATGGCGACCAACGCAATCACAAAGATAGAGATTCCCGGCGTAGAACCGACCCAGCGCGGCAAGGTGCGCGATATTTTTGACCTGGGCGATTCGCTGTTGCTGGTCGCCACCGACCGCATCAGCGCGTTCGACTGCATCCTGCCGCAAGGCGTGCCTGACAAGGGCGCCATTCTCACGCAGATGTCAAAATTCTGGTTCGACAAACTCAGCGAAGCCGAGCCTAACCACATCATCTCAACCGAAGTTGAAGATTTTCCCGAGCCGTTTCGTTCGCATCCTGAGCAATTACGTAAGCGCTCGATGCTGGTCAAAAAGACCGAACCGATTTTGGTTGAATGCGTGGTGCGCGGTTATCTGGCGGGTTCGGCCTGGGTGGAATATCAACAAACGCGAGTGATTGCTGGCGTTAAAATGGAAAGCGGTCTGGTTGAATCGGGCCCGCTGGCCAAGCCGATTTTCACCCCGGCGGTCAAAAACAGCGCCGGACACGATGAGAATATTTCGTTCGACGAGATGCTGGTCATCGTGGGCGGCGCCGAGGGCGACGAACTGCGCGCCCGCAGCATCGAGCTGTACCGCGAAGCGTCCGCCTACGCCAAAGAGCGCGGCGTGATTTTAGCCGATACGAAGTTTGAGTTTGGCTATCTTGACGGTGAAATTTTACTCATTGATGAATTGCTGACGCCTGACTCGTCGCGTTTTTGGGCGGCGGCGGAGTATGAAGCGGGCAAGCCGCAAGACCCGATGGACAAGCAGTTCGTACGCAATTATTTATTGACGCTCGATTGGGGCCGCACCCCGCCCGCGCCCGATTTGCCGGATGAAATCATTCGCAGCACCCGCGAGCGCTATCTCGAAGCCTATCGCACCATCACGGGTGAGGAGTGGGACAACGACTGA
- the efp gene encoding elongation factor P — MGVTIKPTEVRSGTKLEIDGEVYTCTKYEHYSPGKGQAIIRIKIKHMKTGRVLDKTIKTNDSVEKAVLDPKKVEYLYRDEELHFMDSTTYEQFSLPPESLLGKDVWLKDNTEISLLFWKGEPVDVEIPLHQVYKITETDPGLKGDTVSGGNKPATLETGAVVQVPLFVNIGDSIKVDTRDGTYIERA; from the coding sequence ATGGGCGTTACCATTAAGCCGACCGAAGTCCGTAGCGGCACCAAATTGGAAATTGACGGCGAAGTCTACACCTGCACCAAGTATGAGCACTACTCGCCGGGCAAGGGCCAGGCCATTATCCGCATCAAGATCAAACACATGAAAACCGGCCGCGTGTTAGACAAAACCATCAAAACCAACGACAGCGTCGAAAAAGCGGTGTTGGACCCGAAAAAAGTCGAGTACCTCTACCGCGATGAAGAACTGCACTTCATGGATTCAACCACCTACGAACAGTTTTCGCTTCCGCCCGAATCGCTGTTGGGCAAAGACGTTTGGTTGAAAGACAACACCGAAATCTCTCTGCTGTTTTGGAAGGGCGAGCCGGTCGACGTCGAAATTCCCCTGCATCAGGTATACAAAATCACCGAGACCGATCCCGGCCTCAAGGGCGATACCGTCTCCGGCGGCAACAAACCCGCGACCCTCGAAACCGGCGCGGTGGTGCAGGTACCGCTGTTCGTCAACATCGGCGACAGCATCAAAGTCGACACCCGCGACGGCACCTACATCGAACGCGCGTAA